In Sesamum indicum cultivar Zhongzhi No. 13 linkage group LG8, S_indicum_v1.0, whole genome shotgun sequence, the sequence tggtcgataatatatttgatcaagtcaaacttgatttgaataataataataaagggAAGGCCGGAGATGATgagcttattttttaaattttctagaagttttttgaatttagaagatttttttacttataagtgtctttataaaaaagtaaaacacAACTATTCATCAAAAGATAtagtaacttatttttttaagaaaacttGTAAATTGATTGAGTATTATCAAGTGAGAAATTGTTGAAATTTGACTCTGAGATtagaatttattgtaattatgatttaaattatatacatatatttggaattttataaaatgaaattgacTATAAATGGATAAAAAGAGGAGTGGAAAGGTAGAAGTTGAAGCAATAGGATGCAAGATTAAggaatttatgaaaaagaaaggcaGAGGCTAAGTCCAAGAAAATTGACATAACTAGAATATAAACATAGGATCTCACACTTATATAACCCACACATCTGCACGTACTTTTCACTCACCATACACAACTTCTTGTGGGGGTTTTAGTTTAGTTTAGTTTTGCTATACCCATACCCCTCAATCGCTCCCTCTCCCCTCAAATTCTGAGTTTAATCTTTCTCAATCATGAAACCATACTACATACTCTTCCTACTTCTTCTCTCCCAATTCCCATTTTTTGCGGTGAGTTACCATGACTACGCCGACGCATTGTCCAAATCTATTATGTTTTTCGAGGGACAGCGTTCCGGGTACTTGCCGGCGGACCAGAGGTTGGCTTGGCGGGGGAACTCCGGGCTTGGCGATGGGTGGATGGTGTCGCAGGATTTGACCGGCGGATACTATGACGCCGGAGATAATGTTAAGTTTAATTTTCCGATGGCGTTCACCACCACGATGCTGGCGTGGAGCGTGGTGGAGTTTGGGGAGTGCATGCCGCCGGCGGAGCTGAGGAATGCTCTGGTGGCGATCAGGTGGGCCACGGATTATTTGTTGAAGACGGTTTCTCAACCCAACCGTATTTTTGTTCAGGTACATAACGATCTACGttatggaaaataaaaaaacaaataaaaagataagaGTCATCTTTAGTGTTTATTTTTCCCAATTTTCCCTCTGTGTTTTACTGTACACTGTTGATCACGGAACAAACTCACATCAGGTTCTTTGCTGTTATTctataattactattttctttttccttttaatcgGCTCTGTATTTGTGGGTAGCCTTACGTGTTTAGTTTCAATAATGCAAGTCGCAAGAGGACTAAATCATGATTGGTTATGTACGACTTCCATTATCACCATTAATATCCTGAATGATTATGGTTTGGTGTATTGTTATTAtgtccaaaattttcattactcACGTCTGATTGTTCTGTTTGTGGTctctgaaaataaattaagacaatGATATGCAAGCAAGTATTATCAAagcaaaagtgaaaaataagaCTTTTAATTGCTAATAAAGTAAAACAGGTGAATGTAGTTAGAAATTTTATGACAGTTGAAAGACTCAGAAAAAATGAGTAGATAAACCAACAACTACCTGTTTGCCAATTGCCCCTGCTGTGAGGGTAAGCGGGGAGGAGGATGATGTGTGTGGCTGAGGGAAAATGTCATGTCAGGTCCCTGACCCGTGGAGCATTGAGTTTGTCTGTCTCTCACCAGTAAACCTTTTTGGGTCCCACTTATCTTCTGCACAAATCTAATGGTAGAAAAGTACACTATCACTGTACCTAATTATGCGTGAGAGCTCATTTCTCTATGAATTATCTTATGCCCAGTTGCTCGAGCCTTTCTTGGTGACCCTCACAATGTGGTGAGCCATTCTACATACATGGGCTTAATTAAGGTAAAAGAGACTCAAAGGAGACTCGTAGGCCGGCTGTTGGAAACATATAATAGTGGGAAGAAAATCAAAGGGGTTGGTGAAACACTGACTGGTGTGTGCAGTGATTTATCTTCGAGACATGTTTCTTTTTGCTGTCTCCAATGAGCTTATGATAAGTAGACTGATTCGGCAACTAACTGCACCACTAGGCTATAAAATACTGCGTTAGCTTTTGATGATTGAGGACTTAAAGTATTTCTGCACCTTTAAACTATTTGTCCATATTTAACTGTCCATCTCCTCCCATGATTTTAGCTAATAAACCCAAAATGGTAAACCACAATCCAGAGACTCCcttgacaaaaaaatttaatcagtGAAATTGTTACATTTCTATATTGGCAACTTGGATTTTCTTAGTGAATGTCTCAACCATTCTCAGGTTGGAGATCCGATTAGTGACCATAATTGTTGGGAAAGGCCAGAGGATATGGACACAGCTAGGACAGTTTACACGGTTGATGCACCAAATCCAGCCTCTGACGTTGCTGGTGAGACAGCCGCGGCACTGGCTGCCTCCTCCATTGCGTTCAGATCATCCGATCCCGGATATGCTGAGACTCTGTTTCGAACTGCAACTAGAGTTTTTGAGTTTGCAGATAGTTACCGTGGCGCTTATAGTGATAATTCTAACATTAGAGATGGGGTCTGTCCATTTTACTGTGATTTTGATGGATATCAGGTAAGCCATTTCCAGACAGACTCTTGGTATCAACGGTAGGATGTTTTTATGACTTCAggattttattctttatgttGATGGACAGGATGAACTGCTGTGGGGAGCTTCATGGCTAAGAAGGGCATCACAGGATAACTCTTACCTTGACTACTTGCAAAACAATGGCAAAACTCTTGGTGCCGATGACAACATTAATGAGTTCGGATGGGACAATAAACATGCCGGTCTAAACGTGCTAGTTTCCAAGGTTAATATCTGCGAACTCCTTTAAACAAGTTGATTATTCACTTATATCCAACACACCAGgggaaggaaaataaaatatacgtTGAGtagaaatcaagaaacataaaGAAAAGGCATTTTATGCTGTATAGTGTGAGAAGAAacgattttcttttattgcagGAGGTATTGGAGAGCAGCATGTACTCTCTCCAGTCATACAGAGCATCAGCCGATAGCTTCATGTGCACACTCATACCAGAGTCTTCCTCCTACCACATAGAGTTCACTCCTGGAGGCCTCATTTACAGGCCTGGCGGTAGCAATTTACAGCATGCAACCACCATTTCTTTCCTCTTACTCGTCTATGCAAATTACTTGGAAAGATCTTCCCAAACTGTCAACTGTGGGGAAGTCAGCATTAGCCCTTCAAAGCTGAGGCAAATAGCTCAAAGGCAAGTTAATTATATCCTAGGTGAAAATCCTAAGGGAATGTCATACATGGTTGGGTATAGTAATTTGTACCCTCAAAGGATCCACCATCGCGGTTCCTCCCTTCCTTCCACCAAAGATCATCCTCAGGTCATCGGTTGCAAGGAGGGATCAACCTATTTTAACTCGTCGGACCCTAATCCTAACATCTTGGTTGGGGCCATCGTGGGTGGGCCCGGGGAAGACGATGACTATGAGGATGATAGAGCCGATTTTCGGAAGTCCGAACCCACAACTTATATCAATGCACCATTTGTTGGAGTTCTTGCATACTTTGTTGCCAATCCTAATCCTTAGTTAGGGCAAGAACATGATGAAAAATGTGTATAGATTCAAGATGAAGAAAGTATTGCGAGTGGaaattagaagaaaaacaagagagtCTCTCATCTTGCGTAAAAGCAAGGAGGAAGAGGCTAAGTGATAGGATTGTTTGGCTACAATAGCTCATTGGCCATGCATGTCGTTGCAGCTATGAATTTCAGTTTGAACTTTTGTTTCATTCATACTTCAATCAAGTTTTCACCAACTGCGGTATTCTTGAAATCGACAATTTCACTCTTTTTACCTGTCTCTACCACATTGAAGAGTGTGTCCTGAAAATGcaacaaaaaaacattatCTTCCTTCGTCGGTGCTCATCTGAACTCTTATCTGGTCCTGCAATTTCCCAATCTTTTTAATATGAGATGATATATTAGAACTAGTTTATCAATTGTTAACTTAGTGGgatctctctctccctcaaCTTCACATTTAATTGATTTCTCCATCATCTTGTCAAttcctataatttaaatattgcaatgaattatatcattttcttttgaagaaTAGAAAGGATATTTTTGGGACACAAAGCAAACAAGCtattaataatgaatatttttcgGGCCTACCTCCGTACCACGGGATAGGAATGTATGAACCCATAGCTCAACGATCATGCACTTAAATTACCAACAAAATGTTTGACATATTTTGCATTACCAAAACATTATAGAGCTCATTTGATCTGTATGATAGAATTAAACATGATAAGATTAGATAGGAtggaaaattgaataattattaattctatCTTGCATTATGTGatgtttgatttgaaatattgtATGTGGGATatcttatttgataatataatatggtGATTGGTTGAAAGGATTATAACGTATGATTAAATAGGAAAAGACTGTAAAGGGTATCCATTTTTaaggtatttgtatttttatattgtaacttgtgaataatttaaaaataattaaaagaatcactaaattatttattgaaatacaattgcttaaaatgaaattaatttgtgaatttttcttttttttgtgtaaattcatataaagccgaagttgaaaatattcaattaagtaattaatgataaaaactcaaatattttttaaatgtccaaaataagaaataagtaatatttttactatattttattattaaattattattttattcatcagATTTTGATCAGAGAAAAAAATGGGAGAAAAGAGCAGAGGAATAAGCGTTCGTTAAGTCGtgggaagaagaaagagaaagaagggaGAGAGTCCAAGGGTGAAttaggcaaaaaaaaaattaaccttaATTTGTAGGATTATTTATATCAGTTAAATAGACTTGATTCATAATACCgtatattgtaattaataagaCTGAGCTTGATATTAATATCGGACTCTAATAATACTAACCAAATGTGTAactagtaattataaataatcaaatggGACctattagtataatttaatttcatgtgTAAAGACATGTCAATGAGTAATTACTTGGAACGATCTGACATAGGAATGCATTCTACTGGTGATTAGAATATGTGGCAGTAAATTCAGTGATATGGCGTTATAACTTTGGTTTCTTTCTACAGAAATGGTGAGGGAGAGGCGGCAGGCAAAGTTTGGTTTGAATCAATGGGTAGATGTTGAACTGGTGGGGAAAGAGAGGCTCTTGTAACTATTCCGTGGTAGTGAAGATGGGTAGGATAGAGGGCGAgaggattttatttaatgatgcTCCATCAAAGTTGTTGTTTGAAAGGATGCAGGGTTTATATATCTAAACCCCATCTCTTTTTCTCAGGGTCTATAATAGTGATTAAGAAGAATCGTACCCACCACTAACAACGCTTTTTCAGTATGAGCCTTGACCCCAATTCTCTTttttaacttcaaattttgGTGTTGACGTGGAAAAGAGCCTAGGGTTGATATGGTGCTCACTGTCACACCAAATCCTGCCACTAAATACTGTCCATTAATCACAACCCATCATCATCACTCACAGCCTCACATTTTACATTCTATTTCCCAGTGAAGTAGTGAGAGTCTACAATCTCTCCCAACACCATCACCTCTACCTCTAGCACACCTTCAAGAAAAcatctcatttttatatttttttaattaatccctttttctttctttattttttttttcgaggTGGGTGTCGTTCCATCTATTTCAACCACTTCCGCTGCCTGCCAAATCACATCCACACGGCGACCTCTCATTGGTCCATTCATGCCAGCCTCAAACAAGACATCGTTTTGACACTCTACACATGCaacccttatatatatacacacacacaagcaGCAGTGCATAGtatggtgtgtgtgtgtgtggcaAAGAGAGTGAGAGGAGGATAAGATTTGTGTGTTAACGTTCACACAAAAAACACATCATCCCATCAGAGATAGCTAGCTAGCAATGGCCTCACCATCACTCCTCAAGTCATCTCCCGTCCTTGACAAGTCTGAGTTTGTTAAGGGGCAGACCCTTCTCCGCCAGCCTAGTTCCATTTCCGCCCGCGGCACCCCTAACACCGCCCCCTCTTCTCTCTTTATCCGCGCCTCCTCCTATGCTGATGAGCTCGTCAAGACGGCGGTACTTCTACTTTTACACTAGCATGCTACTCGGagtttctattttaaattattgttattgaaTCTTATGCTAGTTTTAAGTATTGGTTTAGTTTGATATTGTAGCACTCACctaattaatcaaatcttGTATGGGAAAAGTTAGATATCTTGGTGAAGTTAAATCAAGAACGCCTTGTCCCTCAAAGTTTATAGCTGGGACAGTACTATCAACACTAAATACATAGCGCACACACGCAActcatgggttctttactATCACTTCAACTACGTGGAAATATCATTATTGACAATGTGATGCACATTGGTATGTTGGTGTAGAAAACTATTGCATCACCAGGACGTGGAATCCTTGCCATGGATGAATCAAATGCCACCTGTGGAAAGCGTCTGGCCTCCATTGGGCTCGAGAACACTGAGGCCAACCGCCAAGCCTACCGGACCCTCCTCGTGACTGCCCCGGGCCTCGGCCAATACATCTCCGGAGCCATCCTTTTCGAGGAGACCCTTTACCAATCCACCATCGATGGCAAGAAGATGGTTGATGTCCTTGTTGAGCAGAACATTGTCCCCGGTATCAAAGTCGACaaggtaaataaaaaaacctgATTTTTACCTTAACTCGGGTCTGTGTCAAACTTAACTAGTTAGATAGTATAAGGCGACAAGACATATAAACTTATACTACTTGTTTGATTAGTTGGGTTTGGCCAGACTATATAAGCCGAGTGAGATGCTTTAACTAGTTATGATCAGTTGTGCAAgtgtaatttaattggatatgAACAGGGTTTGGTTCCCCTTGCTGGTTCGAACGATGAGTCCTGGTGCCAAGGGCTCGATGGCCTTGCTTCCCGCTCTGCTGCTTACTACCAACAGGGTGCCCGTTTTGCTAAATGGTGCATTAATGCATTTTAttgttccattttcttttatatgtgTATTCATGTAAACAAGTTTCTATAGTGTTTCAAACAAGTCGAGCTTGAgcaactattaattaatatcttctCATGTTTTGATGATTCAGGCGTACTGTTGTGAGCATTCCCAACGGCCCTTCTGCCTTGGCCGTGAAGGAGGCTGCCTGGGGCCTGGCTCGTTATGCTGCCATTTCTCAGGTATATTGATAACATTATTTGGCTCATGTCTCTATTGGCTTTGCATTTAGGCTAAGCTTGATTTTGGTGGTTTTCAGGACAATGGACTGGTCCCAATTGTTGAGCCAGAAATCTTGCTGGATGGTGAACATGGCATTGATAGGACTTTTGAGGTTGCCCAGAAAGTGTGGGCTGAGGTTTTCTTCTACTTGGCTGAGAACAACGTGATGTTTGAGGGTATTCTCCTCAAGCCTAGCATGGTCACTCCTGGTGCTGAGTGCAAGGACAAGGCCACCCCCGAGCAGGTTGCTGACTACACTCTCAAGCTCCTCCGCAGGAGAATTCCCCCAGCTGTCCCTGGAATCATGGCAAGTTTTCTGAACTCATTTCACATATGTTCTTAATTTATCTTGATCCGACACAGGTATAAATGAGTCGTGTCTTCAACCTAAGAAAATTGTTTCGATCTTCTGAGCAGTTCTTGTCTGGTGGGCAATCTGAGGTCGAAGCCACGCTGAACTTGAATGCCATGAACCAAGCTCCCAACCCGTGGCACGTCTCATTCTCCTACGCCAGGGCACTCCAGAACACCTGCCTCAAGACATGGGGAGGGCTGCCAGAGAATGTAAAGGCAGCTCAAGAGACTTTGCTCGTCCGGGCCAAGGCCAACTCTCTGGCCCAGCTTGGCAAATACACCGCTGAGGGAGAGTCTGAGGAAGCCAAGAAGGGAATGTTTGTCAAGGGCTACAGCTACTAAAAGCTTATTGCTTTGCACTGCCAAAGGGAAATGTCTACAGATGAAGCATAAAAAGATGTGTTGTCATTCATGCTTATAGCAATTGAGactatttttgttgattaaatGTACTTTATTAACTGCTTAATAAACCTGATGCTGATGAGAACTAGTTAGTATGTTGTGCCAGAAGcatgatatataaatttttccaGAGTCGTGTTTAAGACTTGTGGAGTACATATCTATCTACATTATGAATAACAGCAtatagatttaaattttctccTTCCGAACTGTTGAAGATCAGATCTGCCAGAAGAGAAAATCTAATACTCTCACTGGTAGCTTTAGCTCTGAAAGTTTATGCTCAAGACAGGTTGAAGCTTCAACTGCTTAATCTCAGCATATTCTTATAGCTTAAATCTTCTAGTACTTTGTTTTATAAGGTCTGATTCCATCTGCAGCTGACTGGTCTTGAAATCTCctcaaaacacacacatactgTCAAGCTCTGGCACATCTATACTTTAGTGAAACAACCAATGGAGAATGGAGAACTCAGACATAAGTTGCATTTCAGACCTTTTGCTTCGTGTAGTCAGAAAACATGTAAGATAATCGAACGTAATCAGCATTGATGGATATTCCGGGACATCAGGATTCAGAACCCATGCCAAATACAGCAATGCTAGATGAAACAAGAAACACAATTCCATTTCAAGCAGCAACGAAGCGAGTGATTTCAAAGTTGAGCTTTGAGATACAACTGGTGACTATGTTCATTGCACAACATAAGCTAACGAATTCCAGATACAGGACCTCGACTTTGACCACTAAACCAACATCTagcaattttctattataCCTTGGGTATGGAAGAAAACCCAAATAAGTTTAGAGAAATGATAAGAGACAAAGGAAAAAGACCTCCCTGAGCAGTTTTATTGGCGACTTTCACATTTCTGAGGTCTCCTAATTTACATTAGAGCATATTCCACAAACTTCTTGCGGAACAGCTTTCTTCACTAGAAACACTGCACAACTCTAAGAATAGCCAAAAAACTTGTTTTGACTATTTTGGTGAACTGAAGTTGGCTCTTGAATAGATAAAGGTCCTACAGTTGGCTTTCAGGGCTGTCCCATGTGCCGTCTCATTCCGTTGCTAGTAACAACTCAAAGCACAATGCCGGGTCTACAGGCAATTGGAAGAGAAGCTGGAAAAGTGTTGGTAAAATATACAATCCAAAGATATTTCTTCGCTCTACGCAATacaaatatcacattcatCAGGCTTGCTCTGGAAAGCAACAGTTACATTAATCAACATATTTGATAGAAATGCaatgttcaaaataaatcttaaaaattatttaattaggtAGAGAAGTGCTCAAATAAACCCACTGTTTAGCATTCATAATGCtttcatttaaaatgattACAACACAACAATCTCCTGCTTATTAACAAGTCTTTGCGTGCAAAGTGAAAACTGAAGGTAATAAAAGAATCATTATGAGCACTCTGGACATCCAAAAAATTCCAAACAACGACAATtattgataaagaaaaaagaagtcaGGAAAACTTCAGTTACAGGGATTAGTTAAGTAATATCAAAACATGCCTATATGGAACCCTTCATATGGAGCAAACTGCAGGATACATATAGATCAAGCAGCATCATTATGGAATATGGTTAAAGATTATTaagtttttccttcttttggCTCTTTTTCTGCTGCTAACTATCATTCAACATTTCACCCTGACAGAGACGACAGAAAATTTACAAGATATTTAGACATATATGGAATATACCTTCATTACTTCTCAGGCTCCCTTTTTAAGTATCCATCTGGAACCACACTTTCAGATTCATGATTGTTGTAAGCCAAAGTATCCAGTCGGTCCTTGGAAGAaaacagagagagaggattgatttttaaaattactggACCATAACCCAAGAGTTACCAAACAATGATAGTTTTTGAGGCACAGGTGATGATTCTGGTTAAAAAAGTTTACCTGGTTACCCGGAGTTTGTCCGTGCACCCTTTGAGGTCTGGAATTGAGGTCAATCAACTGATTCTCCATTTTCTCATGACTATCAATGTTGTTACCTAGAATTGGCTCAGGAGAATCCCGGTGATTTTGCTGATTCTCTTTCGCTCTAAGACTAGACATCTGAATCGGTTCCCTCTTTGCTTCACCAAGATGAACTCTTTGTGATCCTGGTTCATCTACACTTCCAGGTTTGTCGCCTGGAAACTACAGAAGCAGACCATAGAAGAAATAAAGGTAACTTCTCATGTTGGCCTGTTACAAAAATGAGAACCAGTGCCCTTTAGTTCAACCACAAACCTCAACTCTCTGCCTCAGCAGGAGGTATCTTCCATGGGTTCTTTTACCACCGACATGGACAATCATATCGCATTGCAGACAAAGGGAACTTCCATCGATCTCACAATAAAAGAAAGCTACACAAAAGGGCCCAGGtagtatttttgaaaatcGGTTGCCACCTTTCAGATATGAGGAGGAAAGGAAGAGTTATGAAGCAGCATACCAGGAGCATTTTCGCATATGTCGCAACGTGGGACTTCACTGGGCTCAGCAAGTCCAACTCGTACATGTCTACTGGCAAGCTTGTTACACATGTGGACCTGCCACAACAATTTTCATACAAAGATCAAAGTGTTGACAACTGGCTAAGTATTCGAGCAAGTACGAGCCAAATGTATTTGAAGGAGTAACAAACTTGAAGAGATAAATCCCACCTAACAGAACAAGGAACACCAATACATCTTCTCCACATCTTGATACAAGACTTAATCTTTCTTTACTTGTAAGTTATATTGTTGCAGccttttatacaattccaaaAAGTAGGTAATCTATTCGCAGTGGCAATCCTTCACTAAAACCGCTACTAACCTCGTGATATTAAGAAGAGGGATCTTGCAAGTCAAGTTGATAAGCCAACTATAACATCAAAAATCATTGAAAAAAAGGCCAACCTAATTACCAATTTAAGGGAGCTCCTTCAAGTAATGAGGCATAGCCAACACCAGCATAAACGGGAAACCGATAAAGAAGTAATACAGCATCTATAACATAGGAACTGACATGTACTCAGTCAGATAATATTTCCTGATAGACTATGCTACAGATAACATTTTCCCAGTTTCTACTCACACAAGCCCGCGGAAGCGTAACctctaaaatcataaattctaATCATATAGTTAAACTCGCAGTCTGAGAAAACATATCCGGAAACTATAAATCAATATCCAAGGCAAGCTAATGCAACCTTATAAACGAAATATGCCAATTACTGCATGCAAAAgtttggtatttttttcttgggggggaaaaaagaaaaaagtccAATTAGATCCACTCATACTCGCATCAGTTCAGATACATGTGCGCTCAAGCGTGCAAACAAAGGAACATCGTACCTTATCATCACAAGAACGA encodes:
- the LOC105169699 gene encoding endoglucanase 24 translates to MKPYYILFLLLLSQFPFFAVSYHDYADALSKSIMFFEGQRSGYLPADQRLAWRGNSGLGDGWMVSQDLTGGYYDAGDNVKFNFPMAFTTTMLAWSVVEFGECMPPAELRNALVAIRWATDYLLKTVSQPNRIFVQVGDPISDHNCWERPEDMDTARTVYTVDAPNPASDVAGETAAALAASSIAFRSSDPGYAETLFRTATRVFEFADSYRGAYSDNSNIRDGVCPFYCDFDGYQDELLWGASWLRRASQDNSYLDYLQNNGKTLGADDNINEFGWDNKHAGLNVLVSKEVLESSMYSLQSYRASADSFMCTLIPESSSYHIEFTPGGLIYRPGGSNLQHATTISFLLLVYANYLERSSQTVNCGEVSISPSKLRQIAQRQVNYILGENPKGMSYMVGYSNLYPQRIHHRGSSLPSTKDHPQVIGCKEGSTYFNSSDPNPNILVGAIVGGPGEDDDYEDDRADFRKSEPTTYINAPFVGVLAYFVANPNP
- the LOC105169701 gene encoding B-box zinc finger protein 19, whose amino-acid sequence is MRTLCDVCESAAAIIFCAADEAALCRSCDDKVHMCNKLASRHVRVGLAEPSEVPRCDICENAPAFFYCEIDGSSLCLQCDMIVHVGGKRTHGRYLLLRQRVEFPGDKPGSVDEPGSQRVHLGEAKREPIQMSSLRAKENQQNHRDSPEPILGNNIDSHEKMENQLIDLNSRPQRVHGQTPGNQDRLDTLAYNNHESESVVPDGYLKREPEK
- the LOC105169700 gene encoding fructose-bisphosphate aldolase 1, chloroplastic, which produces MASPSLLKSSPVLDKSEFVKGQTLLRQPSSISARGTPNTAPSSLFIRASSYADELVKTAKTIASPGRGILAMDESNATCGKRLASIGLENTEANRQAYRTLLVTAPGLGQYISGAILFEETLYQSTIDGKKMVDVLVEQNIVPGIKVDKGLVPLAGSNDESWCQGLDGLASRSAAYYQQGARFAKWRTVVSIPNGPSALAVKEAAWGLARYAAISQDNGLVPIVEPEILLDGEHGIDRTFEVAQKVWAEVFFYLAENNVMFEGILLKPSMVTPGAECKDKATPEQVADYTLKLLRRRIPPAVPGIMFLSGGQSEVEATLNLNAMNQAPNPWHVSFSYARALQNTCLKTWGGLPENVKAAQETLLVRAKANSLAQLGKYTAEGESEEAKKGMFVKGYSY